In Vanessa atalanta chromosome 17, ilVanAtal1.2, whole genome shotgun sequence, one DNA window encodes the following:
- the LOC125070580 gene encoding uncharacterized protein LOC125070580: MDKPSTSQQSVEKVEMFEVREHVPYQAEVTRAPAAYDQESGETHYTSSWYSAWSSICQLINLVHHMQIAIVVFCLWHFALTSQPDGSITNLQLHIVFAGTGYQLFLVESVLTLNRHNSWSFQLSKDSKRIIHGCLQLIGSVFVLAGTFLALAEVKMQINTAHGICGVIALTFTLISFVSGIIALFSSKVRLMIKSGPIKILHIAVGMFAISMGLITMVMGLNMDYYSATQGGLSTALIILVVIILFYVLIQPIVDLISTTRNTM; encoded by the exons ATGGATAAACCGTCAACCAGTCAGCAATCTGTTGAAAAGGTGGAAATGTTCGAAGTACGCGAGCATGTTCCTTATCAAGCAGAGGTGACGAGGGCCCCAGCTGCTTACGACCAGGAGAGTGGAGAAACCCATTACACCTCGTCCTGGTACTCCGCGTGGTCCTCTATCTGTCAGCTAATTAATTTAGTCCATCACATGCAAATAGCTATTGTGGTGTTCTGCTTGTGGCATTTCGCGTTAACCTCACAGCCTGACGGATCTATAACTAATTTACAACTGCACATCGTATTTGCTGGAACAGGT taccaACTATTTCTCGTAGAGTCTGTATTGACGCTAAACAGACATAACTCATGGTCTTTCCAATTATCGAAAGATAGCAAGAGAATAATTCACGGATGCCTTCAATTAATTGGATCTGTTTTTGTCCTCGCTGGCACTTTTCTGGCACTGGCAGAGGTGAAGATGCAGATCAACACAGCCCACGGCATATGCG gtgTCATCGCCTTAACCTTTACCCTTATAAGTTTCGTCTCCGGTATCATAGCATTATTCTCCTCAAAAGTTCGTTTAATGATCAAGAGTGGGCCTATTAAAATCCTTCATATCGCTGTTGGTATGTTTGCTATATCCATGGGCCTTATAACTATGGTAATGGGCTTAAACATGGATTACTATAGCGCAACTCAAGGTGGTTTATCGACTGCATTAATAATACTTGtagttattattctattttacgTCCTCATCCAGCCAATTGTGGACTTAATTTCGACCACCAGGAATACGATGTGA